The Kluyvera intermedia genome window below encodes:
- a CDS encoding HNH endonuclease → MNTRVNKPQPVRLRPVFQKLEELGLTGEIISIRTDGKTGTLTPDLKPGIFKTGPCQTKRIMTGNWVIADSRDYFEHVVLCVERPDGAYDIFTGSFIKLYPVENCKSKIVEMSNPVLVGMTYSIRKVFNGGKFSRRGIAYLSIPAVTSTKVTFPSRTYQEGQEQITMSSPDQAPFSEDVRKNCAGTCVLTGVRARQRTEAAHIKPRHAGGEPDVTNGILLRSDIHTLFDNWHFSIDPDSMKARFSPDVLSVDKDLLQLEGKQIDFSRLQMPINIEYLRHHWNEFFNRHGNPFRKKEPNNKNQQL, encoded by the coding sequence ATGAACACCAGAGTGAATAAGCCTCAACCCGTCAGGCTTCGCCCTGTCTTCCAGAAACTGGAAGAGCTGGGGTTAACAGGGGAAATTATTTCCATTCGCACGGACGGGAAAACTGGAACCTTAACTCCAGACCTGAAGCCTGGTATCTTCAAAACGGGTCCCTGCCAAACGAAACGGATCATGACCGGCAACTGGGTTATCGCTGACTCAAGGGACTACTTTGAACATGTTGTTCTGTGTGTTGAGCGTCCAGACGGAGCCTATGACATATTCACCGGCTCTTTCATAAAATTATATCCGGTTGAAAACTGCAAAAGCAAAATCGTCGAAATGAGTAACCCTGTCCTGGTGGGCATGACTTACTCCATCCGGAAGGTTTTTAATGGAGGAAAGTTCAGTCGGCGAGGAATTGCCTATCTCTCGATCCCCGCAGTAACATCAACAAAAGTAACTTTTCCTTCCCGAACGTATCAGGAGGGGCAGGAACAAATCACAATGTCGAGCCCGGACCAGGCACCATTTTCCGAAGATGTCCGGAAAAACTGCGCCGGTACGTGTGTTCTTACCGGCGTTCGAGCCAGACAAAGAACTGAGGCAGCGCACATTAAACCCCGTCATGCTGGTGGTGAGCCGGATGTGACAAACGGGATTCTACTGCGAAGTGACATCCACACCCTCTTTGACAATTGGCACTTTTCAATCGACCCTGATTCAATGAAAGCCCGTTTCAGCCCGGATGTGCTCTCCGTCGATAAAGACTTGCTACAACTGGAAGGCAAGCAAATTGATTTTTCCCGCTTGCAAATGCCTATCAATATTGAATACCTGCGACATCACTGGAACGAATTTTTTAACCGTCATGGCAATCCATTCAGAAAGAAAGAGCCAAATAATAAAAATCAACAATTATGA